In a single window of the Esox lucius isolate fEsoLuc1 chromosome 22, fEsoLuc1.pri, whole genome shotgun sequence genome:
- the LOC105023183 gene encoding potassium voltage-gated channel subfamily H member 3 produces MQKSCTCHFLYGAETSERLTTQIQKALDERREFKTECILYKKGGDQFWCLLDVVPIKNEKGEVVLFLVSHKDITETKRNQQDQGDHGQDSDTDEDTGLEVHKITRPPGFDNNRRRSRAVLYQLSGHLQKQDKSKRQLKINNSMFRATTNPIPEYKVAATPKSRFILLHYGTFKAGWDWLILLATFYVAITVPYNVCFTVVEGRDEGGGSGARNPPSYSDILVEILFIIDIVLNFRTTYVSTTGQVVYDARSICVHYATSWLFVDLIAALPFDLLYAFNISVYFGVHLLKTVRLLRLLRLLQKLERYSQYSAVVLTLLMSTFALLAHWMACVWYFIGRKEIESNSSWDIGWLHELAKRLGTPYIFSPLTSFLGVTDSLHTSITNGLAANYNHWNASGSKPIGQDFSNSFSSSQWNVSGTNGSGVSGAALGGGPSVRSSYVTSLYFALSSLTSVGFGNVSANTDSEKIFSICTMLVGALMHAVVFGNVTAIIQRMYSRRSLYHTRTKDLKDFIRVHRLPKALEQRLLECFQTTWSVNNGIDVSELLKDFPDELRADIAMHLNKELLQLSLFESASRGCLRSLSLIIKTSFCAPGEFLIRQGDALQAIYFVCSGSMEVLKDNTVLAILGRGDLIGSDSLTKEQVIKTNANVKALTYCDLQYISLKGLREVLCLYPEYAQKFIAEMQHDLTYNLREGHTAEMDWETTVKKLPSIKEDEEGSEENRNSPLPKMSRTPLGLGRGLSSPLRSPLRSPLLPPRGPFRTPTDRHTQRPTNLNIPAVSFSCAPPDLSPRFVDGIETDSGRSLGQKFDFSPSVTQLFPSSPNPGILNDSDTMQTIATLKEEMTSLSHQVSQVVHDLQEMTQLLRPLLQPLQCPSQSVLSSLMAALSPPTISGHAPPPDTRPFDSTSPRVKDTGMWRERRHSDPHFKPPIGGVLPTRSASTGAKPSPTGPVQLSFIDEERPII; encoded by the exons ATGCAGAAGAGCTGTACATGTCACTTCCTGTATGGGGCGGAGACCAGTGAGCGCCTCACAACTCAGATCCAAAAGGCTTTGGATGAGCGGCGGGAGTTTAAGACAGAGTGCATCTTGTATAAGAAAGGGG GAGACCAGTTTTGGTGTCTACTGGACGTAGTGCCCATCAAGAATGAGAAGGGAGAGGTGGTCCTGTTTCTGGTCTCCCACAAGGACATCACAGAGACGAAGAGGAACCAGCAAGACCAGGGAGACCATGGACAAGACTCagacactg ATGAGGACACAGGTCTGGAGGTACACAAGATCACCCGTCCTCCAGGCTTTGACAACAACCGTAGACGTAGCCGGGCCGTGCTTTACCAGCTGTCTGGACACCTGCAGAAACAAGACAAGAGCAAGCGCCAACTCAAGATCAACAAT AGTATGTTTAGAGCGACCACCAACCCCATTCCTGAATACAAGGTGGCTGCCACCCCGAAATCCCGCTTCATTCTGCTCCACTATGGGACCTTCAAGGCAGGATGGGATTGGTTGATTCTGCTTGCCACCTTCTATGTGGCCATCACCGTGCCCTATAATGTGTGCTTCACTGTGGTGGAGGGGCGGGACGAAGGGGGTGGGTCCGGGGCGCGCAACCCCCCCAGTTACAGCGACATCTTGGTGGAGATTCTATTTATTATTG ATATTGTGCTCAACTTTCGCACCACCTATGTGAGTACGACGGGTCAGGTCGTGTATGATGCCCGCTCTATCTGTGTGCACTATGCCACCTCCTGGCTGTTTGTGGACCTGATCGCCGCCTTGCCCTTTGACCTGCTCTACGCCTTCAACATCAGCGTG TACTTCGGGGTGCACCTGTTGAAGACAGTCCGGTTGCTGCGTCTGCTGCGTCTGCTGCAGAAGCTGGAGCGCTACTCCCAGTACAGCGCCGTGGTCCTCACCCTGCTCATGTCCACCTTCGCCCTGCTGGCCCACTGGATGGCCTGCGTCTGGTATTTCATCGGGCGAAAGGAGATCGAGAGCAACAGCTCCTGGGATATCG GCTGGCTTCATGAACTGGCAAAACGTCTTGGCACCCCCTACATATTCTCACCTTTAACATCGTTCCTTGGAGTCACCGATTCGCTGCACACTTCTATAACTAATGGGCTGGCGGCCAATTACAATCACTGGAACGCGTCAGGGTCCAAGCCCATTGGGCAAGATTTCTCCAACTCCTTCAGCTCTAGCCAATGGAACGTCAGCGGGACCAATGGTTCAGGGGTCTCGGGGGCGGCGCTGGGAGGCGGGCCATCTGTCAGGAGCTCCTACGTTACGTCGCTGTACTTCGCTCTGAGCAGTCTGACCAGCGTGGGCTTCGGGAACGTTTCGGCCAACACGGACTCTGAAAAGATCTTCTCCATCTGCACCATGCTTGTAGGGG CCCTGATGCATGCTGTGGTGTTCGGCAACGTGACGGCCATCATCCAGAGGATGTATTCGCGCCGCTCCCTCTACCACACCCGCACCAAGGACCTGAAGGACTTCATCAGGGTCCACCGCCTGCCCAAGGCCCTGGAGCAACGCTTGTTGGAGTGCTTCCAGACCACCTGGTCGGTCAACAACGGCATCGACGTCAGCGAG CTGTTGAAGGACTTCCCTGACGAGTTGAGGGCAGACATTGCCATGCACCTGAACAAGGAGCTCTTGCAGCTGTCGCTGTTTGAGTCGGCCAGTCGGGGCTGCCTGCGATCCCTGTCCCTCATCATCAAGACCTCCTTCTGCGCCCCAGGGGAGTTTCTCATCCGCCAGGGAGATGCCCTCCAGGCCATCTACTTTGTCTGCTCCGGGTCGATGGAGGTTTTGAAGGATAACACGGTGTTAGCAATACTGG GCCGCGGCGACCTCATCGGCAGTGACTCCCTGACCAAGGAGCAGGTGATCAAGACGAACGCCAACGTCAAGGCCCTGACCTACTGCGACCTGCAGTACATCAGCCTGAAGGGGCTCCGTGAGGTGCTGTGCCTTTACCCGGAGTACGCCCAGAAGTTCATCGCCGAGATGCAACACGACCTGACGTACAACCTGAGGGAGGGACACACGGCTGAG ATGGATTGGGAGACCACCGTGAAGAAGCTTCCTTCCATCAAAGAGGACGAGGAAGGGTCAGAGGAGAATCGAAACTCGCCCCTTCCCAAAATGTCCCGTACCCCTCTAGGTCTGGGGCGTGGACTGAGCTCCCCACTGCGCTCCCCGCTGCGCTCACCCCTGTTGCCCCCGCGCGGCCCCTTCCGCACGCCCACCGACCGCCACACCCAGCGGCCCACCAACCTGAATATCCCTGCGGTGAGCTTCAGCTGCGCCCCCCCGGACCTCAGTCCCAG GTTTGTGGATGGGATTGAGACCGACAGTGGTCGCAGTTTGGGCCAGAAGTTTGACTTCAGTCCCAGCGTGACCCAGTTATTTCCATCAAGCCCTAATCCAG gAATACTGAATGATTCAGACACCATGCAGACTATTGCCACTCTGAAAGAAGAG ATGACCAGCCTATCCCACCAGGTGTCCCAGGTGGTCCATGACCTCCAGGAGATGACACAGCTGCTGAGGCCCCTCCTCCAGCCCCTCCAGTGTCCCTCCCAGTCCGTCCTCTCATCCCTGATGGCTGCTCTGTCTCCACCCACTATCAGTGGCCACGCCCCTCCGCCGGACACACGCCCCTTTGACTCCACCTCACCGCGTGTGAAAGACACAGggatgtggagggagaggagacactCGGACCCCCATTTTAAGCCACCAATTGGGGGCGTGCTCCCCACCCGCTCGGCTTCTACAGGGGCCAAGCCGTCCCCCACCGGCCCTGTTCAGCTCAGCTTCATTGACGAGGAGAGACCCATCATCTGA
- the LOC105023148 gene encoding gamma-crystallin S gives MSKMVRIVFYEDKNFQGRRYECDSDCTDFHSYLSRCNSIRVESGAWVVYERPNYTGYQYVLTRGEYPEYQRWMGLNDRVSSCKIVHFVSGAPYKLQLFGKGDFAGQAFEATEDCPSVLEKYHWREVHSCKVLGGWWVFYEHPNYKGRQYLLEKGEYRKPVDWGAVCPNVQSFRRLTE, from the exons ATGTCCAAGATGGTCCGG ATTGTGTTCTACGAGGACAAGAACTTCCAGGGCAGGCGATACGAGTGCGACAGCGACTGTACGGACTTCCACTCATACCTGAGCCGCTGTAACTCCATCCGCGTGGAGAGCGGCGCTTGGGTGGTGTACGAGAGGCCCAACTACACCGGCTACCAGTATGTTCTGACCCGAGGAGAGTACCCAGAGTACCAGCGCTGGATGGGCCTCAACGACCGCGTCAGCTCTTGCAAGATTGTTCACTTT GTAAGCGGTGCCCCATACAAGCTGCAGCTCTTCGGTAAGGGGGACTTTGCGGGCCAGGCGTTCGAGGCCACCGAGGACTGTCCGTCCGTGCTGGAGAAGTACCACTGGCGTGAGGTGCACTCCTGCAAAGTCCTGGGCGGCTGGTGGGTCTTCTACGAGCACCCCAACTACAAGGGGCGCCAGTATCTGCTGGAGAAGGGCGAGTACCGTAAGCCAGTGGACTGGGGCGCGGTGTGTCCCAACGTGCAGTCCTTCAGGCGGCTCACAGAGTAG